In one Streptomyces sp. NBC_01288 genomic region, the following are encoded:
- a CDS encoding S28 family serine protease has product MRKALRWLLALTVLMGTLSTAGAATAAQVGQAGQPADIKDQLLAIPGMSLVQEKPYTGYRYFVLNYTQPVDHRHPSKGTFQQRITVLHKDVSRPTVFYTSGYNVSTTPSRSEPTRIADANQVSLEYRYFTPSRPAPADWSKLDIWQAASDQHRVFKALKPIYTKNWIATGGSKGGMTATYFERFYPRDMDGVVAYVAPNDVVNNEDSAYDRFFTKVGTKECRDRLDAVQREALVRRDSLEKEYAAYAAENGFTFTTVGSLDKAYEAVVLDYVWGFWQYSLLSDCDTIPANAQAATDDEIWTSVDTISGFSFYTDQGLDPYTPYYYQAGTQLGAPTIKFPYIENKYLRYGYQPPRNFVPRSIPMKFRPNTMRDVDSWVRHHADHMLFVYGQNDPWGAERFAVGKGSKDSYVFTAPGLNHGANVAGLTADQKDLATARILAWAGVPATTTAQAKPLAPYDARLDRQDVRREPTLRP; this is encoded by the coding sequence ATGCGCAAGGCGCTCAGATGGCTGCTGGCGCTCACCGTGCTCATGGGCACGCTGAGCACGGCCGGGGCGGCCACCGCCGCCCAGGTCGGCCAAGCCGGTCAACCGGCGGACATCAAGGACCAGTTGCTGGCGATACCCGGCATGAGCCTGGTCCAGGAGAAGCCGTACACCGGCTACCGCTACTTCGTCCTGAACTACACCCAGCCGGTCGACCACCGGCACCCGTCCAAGGGCACGTTCCAGCAGCGGATCACCGTGCTGCACAAGGACGTCTCGCGCCCGACGGTCTTCTACACCAGTGGCTACAACGTCTCCACGACCCCCAGCCGCAGCGAACCGACCCGGATCGCGGACGCCAACCAAGTCTCCCTGGAATACCGCTACTTCACGCCGTCCCGGCCCGCCCCTGCCGACTGGTCCAAGCTCGACATCTGGCAGGCGGCCAGCGACCAGCACCGCGTCTTCAAGGCCCTCAAGCCGATCTACACCAAGAACTGGATCGCCACCGGCGGCTCCAAGGGCGGTATGACGGCCACCTACTTCGAGCGGTTCTACCCGCGCGACATGGACGGCGTGGTCGCCTACGTCGCCCCCAACGACGTGGTGAACAACGAGGATTCGGCCTACGACCGCTTCTTCACGAAGGTCGGCACCAAGGAGTGCCGCGACCGCCTGGACGCCGTGCAGCGCGAGGCGCTGGTGCGCAGGGACTCGCTGGAGAAGGAGTACGCGGCGTACGCGGCCGAGAACGGCTTCACCTTCACCACCGTCGGCAGCCTCGACAAGGCCTACGAAGCCGTCGTCCTCGACTACGTCTGGGGCTTCTGGCAGTACAGCCTGCTCTCCGACTGCGACACCATCCCCGCGAACGCACAGGCCGCCACCGACGACGAGATCTGGACCTCGGTCGACACGATCTCCGGCTTCTCCTTCTACACCGACCAGGGCCTGGACCCGTACACCCCGTACTACTACCAGGCGGGCACCCAACTCGGCGCCCCCACCATCAAGTTCCCGTACATCGAGAACAAGTACCTCCGCTACGGCTACCAGCCGCCCCGCAACTTCGTCCCCCGCTCCATCCCGATGAAGTTCCGGCCGAACACCATGCGGGACGTGGACAGCTGGGTCCGCCACCACGCCGACCACATGCTCTTCGTCTACGGCCAGAACGACCCGTGGGGCGCCGAGCGCTTCGCCGTCGGCAAGGGCTCGAAGGACTCCTACGTCTTCACCGCGCCCGGCCTGAACCACGGCGCGAACGTCGCCGGCCTGACCGCCGACCAGAAGGACCTCGCCACCGCCCGCATCCTGGCCTGGGCCGGCGTCCCGGCCACCACCACGGCACAGGCGAAGCCCCTCGCACCGTACGACGCGAGGCTGGACCGCCAGGACGTGCGGCGCGAGCCGACGCTCCGGCCGTAG
- a CDS encoding ABC transporter ATP-binding protein yields the protein MAAKQGETPGQPQGWARRLAAYAWRYPKDVILALGASLAGMAVTALVPLVTKVIIDDVITGHTRSMAPWAAALIVAALLVYVSTYVRRYYGGRLALDVQHDLRTEMYGTITRLDGRRQDELSTGQVVGRATSDLQLIQGLLFMLPMTIGNVLLFVISLAIMAWLSLPLTLIALAVAPALGFIARRSRSKLHPSTWYAQAQAAAVAGVVDGAVSGVRVVKGFGQEDQETGKLREVGRRLYAGRLRTIRQNAKYTPALQAVPALGQVAMLALGGWLAVRGHITLGTFVAFSTYLAQLVGPVRMLAMVLTVGQQARASTERVLQLIDTEPSMTNGTKELPADAPATVEFDDVSFGYDHERPVLNGLSFEIRPGETLAVVGSSGSGKSTVSLLLPRFYDVTHGAVLIGGHDVRELTLDSLRAAIGLVPEDSFLFSDTVRNNIAYGRPDATDEQILTAARAAQADRFIQELPEGYDTTVGEHGLTLSGGQRQRVALARAILTDPRLLVLDDATSAVDARVEHEIHEALKQVMRGRTTLLIAHRRSTLNLADRIAVLDGGRLADIGTHDELQERSPLYRRLLTDPDELGGVSPGHAQPAAPAEDTSVRDELDAEFDAERGLTPRLWTGDREPKDTALSGMPATPELLAQVDALPPATDVPDIDEAGAVRAEDSYGLRRLLRGFGTPLLISLGLVAVDASMSLLLPIMIRHGIDQGVTKMAIGAIWSASLLALVAVAVQWVAQRGETRMTGRTGERVLYTLRLKIFAQLQRLGLDYYERELTGRIMTRMTTDVDALSSFLQTGLVTAFVSVVTFFGIMGALLVIDVQLALVVFATLPPLVIATFFFRRASVKAYELARERVSLVNADLQESVSGLRIVQAFRREKDGGRRFAERSSSYRAARTRGQWLISIYFPFVQLLSSVAAASVLIAGAGRVDNATLTTGALVAYLLYIDLFFAPVQQLSQVFDGYQQATVSLGRIQELLQEPTSTRAADEPLEVLSLRGDIAFENVHFAYGDDEEAIGGVELSIPAGQTVAFVGETGAGKSTLVKLVARFYDPTGGRVTVDGTDLRALDITSYRHHLGVVPQEPYLFQGTVRDAIAYGRPDATDAEVEAAARAVGAHEMIATLDGGYLHEVAERGRNLSAGQRQLIALARAELVDPDILLLDEATAALDLATEAQVNQATDRLAGRRTTLVVAHRLTTAARADRVVVMDHGQVVEDGTHDELLQLGGTYAELWRNFVGEDAPAAAA from the coding sequence GTGGCAGCGAAACAGGGGGAGACACCGGGGCAGCCGCAGGGCTGGGCAAGAAGGCTCGCCGCATACGCCTGGCGCTACCCCAAGGACGTCATACTCGCCCTCGGCGCGTCCCTCGCCGGCATGGCGGTCACCGCCCTCGTCCCCCTGGTCACCAAGGTGATCATCGACGACGTGATCACCGGCCACACCCGCTCCATGGCCCCCTGGGCCGCCGCCCTGATCGTCGCCGCCCTCCTCGTCTACGTCTCGACCTACGTCCGCCGCTACTACGGCGGCCGCCTCGCCCTGGACGTCCAGCACGACCTCCGCACCGAGATGTACGGGACGATCACCCGCCTCGACGGCCGCCGCCAGGACGAGCTGTCCACCGGCCAGGTCGTCGGCCGCGCGACCAGCGACCTCCAGCTGATCCAGGGCCTGCTCTTCATGCTCCCGATGACCATCGGGAACGTCCTGCTCTTCGTGATCTCCCTCGCGATCATGGCCTGGCTGTCCCTCCCCCTGACCCTGATAGCCCTGGCGGTCGCCCCCGCCCTCGGTTTCATCGCCCGGCGCAGCCGCAGCAAGCTGCACCCCTCCACCTGGTACGCGCAGGCCCAGGCCGCCGCCGTGGCGGGAGTCGTCGACGGCGCCGTCAGCGGCGTACGCGTCGTGAAGGGCTTCGGCCAGGAGGACCAGGAGACCGGAAAACTCCGTGAGGTCGGCCGCCGCCTGTACGCGGGCCGCCTCCGCACGATCCGCCAGAACGCCAAGTACACCCCCGCCCTCCAGGCCGTCCCCGCCCTCGGCCAGGTCGCGATGCTGGCGCTGGGCGGCTGGCTCGCGGTGCGTGGCCACATCACCCTCGGCACGTTCGTCGCGTTCTCCACCTACCTCGCCCAACTCGTCGGCCCGGTCCGCATGTTGGCCATGGTCCTCACCGTCGGCCAGCAGGCCCGCGCCAGCACCGAACGCGTCCTGCAACTCATCGACACCGAGCCCTCCATGACGAACGGCACCAAGGAACTCCCCGCCGACGCCCCGGCCACGGTCGAGTTCGACGACGTCTCCTTCGGCTACGACCACGAGCGCCCCGTCCTGAACGGCCTCAGCTTCGAGATCCGCCCCGGCGAGACCCTCGCGGTCGTCGGCTCCTCCGGCTCCGGAAAATCCACGGTCTCGCTGTTGCTGCCCCGCTTCTACGACGTCACCCACGGCGCCGTCCTCATCGGCGGCCACGACGTCCGCGAACTCACCCTCGACTCGCTGCGCGCCGCGATCGGCCTGGTCCCCGAGGACTCCTTCCTCTTCTCGGACACGGTCCGCAACAACATCGCCTACGGCCGCCCCGACGCGACCGACGAGCAGATCCTCACCGCCGCGCGCGCCGCCCAGGCCGACCGGTTCATCCAGGAACTCCCCGAGGGCTACGACACGACGGTCGGCGAGCACGGCCTCACCCTCTCCGGCGGCCAGCGTCAGCGCGTCGCCCTCGCCCGCGCGATCCTCACCGACCCGCGCCTGCTGGTCCTGGACGACGCGACCTCGGCGGTGGACGCACGCGTCGAGCACGAGATCCACGAGGCCCTGAAACAGGTCATGCGGGGCCGCACCACGTTGCTCATCGCGCACCGCCGCTCCACCCTCAACCTCGCCGACCGCATCGCCGTCCTCGACGGGGGCCGCCTCGCCGACATCGGCACGCACGACGAACTCCAGGAACGCTCACCCCTCTACCGCCGCCTCCTCACCGACCCCGACGAACTCGGCGGCGTATCGCCCGGCCACGCCCAGCCCGCCGCACCGGCCGAAGACACCTCCGTACGCGACGAGTTGGACGCGGAGTTCGACGCCGAGCGCGGGCTCACGCCCCGGCTGTGGACCGGCGACCGCGAGCCCAAGGACACCGCGCTGTCCGGGATGCCCGCGACGCCCGAACTCCTCGCCCAGGTCGACGCGTTGCCCCCGGCGACCGACGTCCCCGACATCGACGAGGCGGGCGCGGTCCGCGCCGAGGACTCGTACGGCCTGCGCCGGCTGCTGCGCGGGTTCGGCACCCCGCTGCTGATCAGCCTCGGCCTGGTCGCCGTGGACGCGAGCATGAGCCTGCTGCTGCCGATCATGATCCGGCACGGCATCGACCAGGGCGTCACCAAGATGGCGATCGGCGCGATCTGGTCGGCGTCGCTGCTCGCGCTGGTGGCCGTGGCGGTCCAGTGGGTGGCACAGCGCGGCGAGACCCGCATGACGGGCCGTACCGGCGAACGGGTCCTCTACACCCTCCGCCTCAAGATCTTCGCCCAGCTCCAGCGCCTCGGACTCGACTACTACGAGCGGGAGTTGACGGGGCGGATCATGACGAGGATGACGACGGACGTCGACGCGCTGTCGTCGTTCCTCCAGACAGGCCTGGTCACGGCCTTCGTCTCGGTCGTCACCTTCTTCGGCATCATGGGCGCCCTGCTGGTGATCGACGTACAGCTGGCACTGGTCGTGTTCGCGACCCTGCCCCCGCTGGTCATCGCCACCTTCTTCTTCCGCCGCGCGAGCGTGAAGGCGTACGAACTCGCCCGTGAGCGTGTGTCGTTGGTCAACGCGGACCTCCAGGAATCGGTGTCGGGGCTGCGGATCGTGCAGGCGTTCCGACGCGAGAAGGACGGCGGCCGGCGCTTCGCCGAGCGCAGCAGCAGCTACCGCGCGGCGCGTACCCGGGGCCAGTGGCTGATCTCGATCTACTTCCCCTTCGTGCAACTGCTGTCGTCGGTCGCGGCGGCGTCCGTACTGATCGCGGGCGCGGGCAGGGTGGACAACGCGACCCTGACGACAGGCGCGTTGGTCGCCTACCTCCTCTACATCGACCTGTTCTTCGCCCCGGTCCAGCAGCTCTCCCAGGTCTTCGACGGCTACCAGCAGGCGACCGTGTCCCTGGGCCGCATCCAGGAGTTGCTCCAGGAACCGACGTCCACCCGAGCCGCCGACGAACCGCTCGAAGTCCTCTCCCTGCGCGGCGACATAGCCTTCGAGAACGTGCACTTCGCGTACGGCGACGACGAAGAGGCCATCGGGGGAGTGGAGTTGAGCATCCCCGCCGGCCAGACGGTCGCCTTCGTCGGCGAGACGGGCGCGGGCAAGTCGACCCTCGTGAAGCTGGTCGCCCGCTTTTACGACCCGACCGGCGGCCGGGTCACGGTCGACGGCACCGACCTCCGCGCCCTCGACATCACCTCGTACCGCCACCACCTGGGCGTCGTCCCCCAGGAGCCGTACCTCTTCCAGGGCACCGTCCGCGACGCCATCGCCTACGGCCGCCCCGACGCCACCGACGCCGAGGTGGAGGCGGCGGCCCGCGCGGTAGGCGCCCACGAGATGATCGCCACGCTCGACGGCGGCTATCTCCACGAGGTGGCCGAGCGAGGCCGCAACCTCTCGGCGGGCCAACGCCAGCTGATCGCTCTGGCCCGCGCCGAACTGGTGGACCCCGACATCCTCCTCCTGGACGAGGCGACAGCGGCCCTGGACCTGGCCACAGAAGCCCAGGTCAATCAGGCCACCGACCGCCTCGCAGGCCGCCGCACCACCCTCGTCGTCGCCCACCGCCTGACGACGGCGGCCCGCGCGGACCGGGTCGTGGTGATGGACCACGGGCAGGTCGTGGAGGACGGCACGCACGACGAGCTGCTGCAACTCGGAGGGACTTACGCCGAGTTGTGGCGGAACTTCGTCGGGGAGGATGCGCCCGCCGCCGCTGCCTGA